A genomic window from Lotus japonicus ecotype B-129 chromosome 1, LjGifu_v1.2 includes:
- the LOC130728710 gene encoding late embryogenesis abundant protein 1-like: MESEKMSYNAGVTKGQTQEKASQMMDKASENAQSAKNSMQETGQQIKAKAQGAADAVKDAMNKN; this comes from the exons ATGGAATCTGAGAAGATGAGCTACAATGCTGGAGTGACCAAGGGCCAAACTCAG GAAAaggcaagccagatgatggacAAGGCTTCAGAGAATGCTCAGTCTGCTAAAAACTCCATGCAAGAG ACTGGTCAGCAAATCAAGGCCAAGGCACAAGGAGCAGCTGATGCTGTGAAAGATGCAATGAACAAAAATTAA
- the LOC130728708 gene encoding S-adenosylmethionine decarboxylase proenzyme-like — protein MALTSSAIGFEGYEKRLEISFYERGVFADPEGLGLRELSRDQLDEILNPAQCTIVGSLSNDYVDSYVLSESSLFVYPYKVIIKTCGTTKLLLSIPVILKLADSLNIAVKSVRYTRGSFIFPEAQPFPHRNFSEEVAVLNNYFGNLGSGGQAYVMGDPDKSQIWHIYAASAEPKGSSEAVYGLEMCMTGLDKESASVFFKDNTSSAALMTTNSGINKILPQSDICDFEFDPCGYSMNGIEGSAISTIHVTPEDGFSYASFEAVGYDYEDLSLTELVERVLACFHPAEFSVALHMDMHGEKLDKFPLDIEGYYCDKRGTEELGAGGAVMFHSFVRVDGCASPKSILKCCWSEDENDEEVKGI, from the coding sequence ATGGCCTTGACAAGCTCAGCTATTGGTTTTGAAGGCTATGAAAAGAGGCTTGAGATATCATTTTATGAGCGTGGTGTGTTTGCTGACCCTGAAGGATTAGGCCTCCGAGAATTGTCTAGAGACCAATTGGATGAGATTCTGAACCCAGCACAGTGCACTATTGTTGGCTCTCTGTCAAATGATTATGTTGATTCTTATGTTCTTTCGGAGTCAAGCCTGTTTGTCTATCCTTACAAAGTTATCATCAAAACTTGCGGAACTACGAAATTGCTTCTGTCCATCCCTGTCATTCTTAAGCTTGCTGATTCCCTTAACATTGCTGTGAAATCTGTGAGGTACACTCGTGGAAGCTTCATTTTCCCTGAGGCACAGCCATTCCCTCACCGTAACTTCTCAGAGGAAGTTGCTGTTCTTAACAACTATTTCGGAAATCTTGGTTCTGGTGGCCAAGCTTATGTGATGGGTGACCCTGACAAGTCACAAATTTGGCACATCTATGCTGCTAGTGCAGAGCCAAAAGGCTCATCAGAAGCCGTCTATGGCCTTGAGATGTGCATGACGGGTTTGGATAAGGAAAGTGCATCTGTGTTTTTCAAAGACAACACATCTTCAGCAGCTTTGATGACAACAAACTCTGGAATCAATAAGATCCTTCCACAATCTGATATATGTGATTTTGAATTTGACCCTTGTGGTTATTCAATGAATGGAATAGAAGGAAGTGCAATATCCACCATCCATGTTACCCCAGAAGATGGTTTCAGCTACGCAAGTTTTGAAGCTGTGGGTTATGACTATGAAGACCTGTCTCTGACCGAACTTGTTGAAAGGGTTTTGGCATGCTTCCATCCAGCTGAGTTTTCTGTTGCTCTGCACATGGACATGCATGGTGAAAAACTTGACAAGTTTCCCCTGGATATTGAAGGATACTACTGTGACAAGAGGGGCACTGAAGAGCTTGGAGCTGGTGGCGCAGTTATGTTCCATAGCTTCGTTCGAGTTGATGGCTGTGCATCTCCAAAGTCTATTCTGAAATGCTGCTGGAGTGAAGATGAGAACGACGAGGAAGTGAAGGGGATATAG
- the LOC130728711 gene encoding proline dehydrogenase 2, mitochondrial-like, whose translation MATRVIPPRILRNLGYNTATKPLTSPHPSSLSPTLSPPPCLIDAAPKPPSSAATTLLSPPADPAELNFNDVQKLFSAVPTSKLLRSTAVLHATAVEPMVDLGTWFMRSKLMQTEGLKEVALAAIRASFYGHFCAGEDATTAGKSIRELNEAGLRGMLVYGVEDANDNDGCDRNHKGFLHTVDVSRSLPPSSVSFVIVKITAICPMSLLERLSDLLRWQQKDPSFNLPWKQDSLPIFAKCSPLYHTRKRPEPLTREEESDLELANQRFLELCQKCVQANIPLLVDAEHTAVQPAIDYFTYSSSIVHNKGENPIVFGTIQTYLKDAKERLLLATEAAEKMGVPMGFKLVRGAYMSSERSLASSLGYASPIHNTIQDTHKCFNDCSSYLLEKIANGPGGVVLATHNVESGKLAAAKAHELGIGKVNHKLEFAQLHGMSEALSFGLSNAGFQVSKYMPFGPVETVMPYLLRRAEENRGMLAASGFDRLLMRKELGRRLQAAIF comes from the exons ATGGCCACTCGTGTGATCCCTCCAAGAATCCTGAGGAATCTCGGTTACAACACCGCCACAAAACCGTTAACCTCTCCACACCCTTCTTCTCTCTCCCCCACTCTCTCTCCTCCGCCTTGTCTCATCGACGCCGCTCCCAAACCACCGTCCTCCGCCGCAACCACCCTCCTCTCCCCCCCCGCCGACCCCGCTGAGCTCAATTTCAACGACGTTCAGAAACTCTTCTCCGCCGTACCCACCTCCAAGCTCCTCCGATCCACCGCCGTGCTTCATGCCACTGCCGTTGAGCCCATGGTGGACCTTGGCACGTGGTTCATGAGATCTAAGCTCATGCAAACCGAGGGTCTTAAGGAGGTTGCGCTCGCCGCCATTCGCGCCTCTTTCTACGGACATTTTTGCGCCGGTGAGGACGCTACCACCGCCGGGAAGAGCATCAGGGAATTGAACGAAGCTGGCCTCCGCGGCATGCTCGTGTACGGCGTTGAAGACGCCAATGACAATGATGGGTGTGACCGCAACCATAAAGGGTTCCTCCACACCGTTGATGTCAGCAGATCGCTTCCTCCTTCTTCG GTGAGCTTTGTCATTGTGAAAATCACTGCAATATGTCCCATGAGTCTGCTAGAAAGACTCAGTGACTTGCTGAGATGGCAGCAGAAAGACCCTTCATTCAATTTGCCATGGAAGCAAGATTCTTTGCCAATTTTTGCCAAGTGCAGCCCTTTGTACCACACCCGGAAGAGACCGGAGCCCCTAACCCGTGAAGAAGAGAGTGATCTTGAGCTTGCCAATCAGAGATTCCTTGAGCTTTGCCAGAAGTGCGTGCAGGCCAATATTCCTTTGTTGGTTGATGCAGAGCACACTGCAGTTCAACCTGCTATTGATTACTTCACATACTCTTCTTCCATTGTGCACAACAAAGGAGAGAACCCCATCGTGTTTGGAACCATTCAAACATACCTGAAAGATGCCAAGGAGAGGCTGCTGCTGGCAACCGAGGCTGCTGAGAAAATGGGTGTCCCAATGGGGTTCAAATTGGTGAGGGGTGCTTATATGTCAAGTGAAAGGAGTTTGGCTTCGTCTTTGGGATATGCATCTCCAATTCATAATACCATCCAGGACACGCACAAGTGCTTTAATGACTGCTCATCTTATCTGCTTGAGAAGATTGCTAATGGCCCTGGTGGGGTTGTTCTTGCAACTCACAATGTCGAATCAG GGAAATTAGCTGCAGCAAAAGCACATGAGTTGGGGATTGGAAAGGTGAACCACAAGCTTGAATTTGCACAGCTACATGGAATGTCAGAGGCACTTTCCTTTGGTTTGAGCAATGCAGGGTTTCAGGTTAGCAAGTACATGCCATTTGGACCTGTAGAGACAGTTATGCCTTACCTCCTTAGAAGGGCTGAGGAGAATAGAGGGATGTTGGCTGCATCAGGCTTTGACAGGCTACTGATGAG GAAGGAGTTGGGAAGAAGACTTCAAGCTGCAATCTTTTAA